The Bacteroidales bacterium region TTTCTATTTCAATTTTTATATCCCCTTTTGAATAGGATAATATCTCTTTTTCGCATGAACATGCCGTTAGCAAAAAGATGCTGATTAATAAAATATTTGCTTTCATTTTTTATAATTTTTAGTGAATAAAATATTACATTTTTAATATCAATTGCAATTTATAATATAATGAGTACTCTTTTATAATTTTAAAACAATTTATTTAAAATAGTTTCAATTGCCCTTGTGATTCTTTCTTGTCCTTCTTTTGTTCTTAAATTAATTCCGTTAAATATTTCAGTTGTTTTTGAACGAAGAGCGAGATAATACAATCCGGCAATAATAACAGCAGTAGTTTCTTGAATTTCTTCTTCATCGTGCTGTAAAATTTCAGATACTTTTTTCATTTGCTCAATTCCTGTCTCTTCTCTCATTTTCCCAATATTTTCAATAACAGGATTATTTTCAAATAATTCCCAACGCTTAATTTCTTGCAATTCTTTGTTCCTCATAAGGTCATTAAACATATTTTGAAAGAGTTTCGGAGCAGCACTTCTCATATCTTTTTCTTTTGCATTATCCAAAAAATCTGTAAAGGCACTGCCCTCATTTAACCAATAGTCTTTCTGTTCAGCAAAAGAATTGAGCAAACCGTCAAAGTCATTAAAGTATCTGTATATCAACACCTTACTTATGCCAGCTTTGTTTGCAACAGCATTAATACCAAGATTTTGAAACCCGTCTTCAATTAGTATTTTTCCTACTGCATCTAATAGTTTTTGTTTTGTTTCTTCTTTATTTTTTATCGACATATCAAAATAAGATTAAATGTTACCATATGGTTACAAAGATATGTAACCTTTCGGTAACATGCAAATTTTTTTCATCTTTTTTTAATAATAATACAGTGGCCTACCTGCCTATCGGTTTACCTGCCGTAGGCATGGCAGACAGATAAACAAAAAATGTATTTGTTCAAAACAGAT contains the following coding sequences:
- a CDS encoding TetR/AcrR family transcriptional regulator, which produces MSIKNKEETKQKLLDAVGKILIEDGFQNLGINAVANKAGISKVLIYRYFNDFDGLLNSFAEQKDYWLNEGSAFTDFLDNAKEKDMRSAAPKLFQNMFNDLMRNKELQEIKRWELFENNPVIENIGKMREETGIEQMKKVSEILQHDEEEIQETTAVIIAGLYYLALRSKTTEIFNGINLRTKEGQERITRAIETILNKLF